The following proteins come from a genomic window of Pirellula staleyi DSM 6068:
- a CDS encoding fimbrial assembly family protein, translated as MSRLVAIEWDAKELRVLAGRKRARGVAIDRAWTISLLPADGATTVSDSEVATKLSELVQKEGLARSETLVAVGRSSIELRFLSTPPAPPEELADLVRFQALRQFTTLGDDWPLDYIELGKGTDGGTNVLAAAISPEILKQTQSVCQAAQLSLKRVALRPVAAANLLAKRHADERCRMLIDLLPSDADLSVLIGPQVIFPRTVRLPASLDPAIQSKSLVGEIRRTMIAAQNQLGGRRVDEVIIFGDGLHHAAVKGTLEKELSLEVQLLDPFSLVEVTSELKSMPEFPGTFAPLLGMLEGECSQTAETIDFLSPRKRPIPPNKRRVYVLAAAAILSLVASFAMFLYWELGNLDTKISSLSNELRRTKDDAIKLKKPREDVAQLEKFEVGDITWLDALDALSRKMPSSKEARVEELVATSIQPVGERPGGGQLIVQGLASETGVINRMEVQARSHGYNVSGSGAKYDAESPDLKWRFKEDFKIFPEQMEAIAAERAAEEKAKAEKQEKSQPAASTPVSAPAKPAAAAKGGVQ; from the coding sequence ATGTCTCGACTAGTTGCGATTGAATGGGATGCCAAAGAGCTGCGTGTGCTGGCTGGCCGAAAGCGAGCGCGCGGAGTGGCGATCGATCGTGCATGGACGATCAGCTTGCTTCCCGCCGATGGAGCGACCACTGTCTCCGATTCGGAAGTGGCGACGAAGCTCAGCGAGCTCGTGCAAAAAGAAGGGCTCGCGCGCAGCGAAACGCTGGTCGCCGTGGGCCGGTCCAGTATCGAACTCCGGTTCCTCTCGACTCCCCCTGCTCCCCCCGAAGAACTTGCCGATCTGGTGCGCTTTCAAGCGCTGCGTCAGTTCACCACGCTGGGAGACGACTGGCCGCTCGACTATATCGAACTCGGTAAAGGGACCGATGGTGGCACCAATGTGCTCGCCGCAGCCATCTCCCCCGAAATTCTGAAACAAACGCAATCGGTTTGTCAGGCGGCACAACTGTCGCTCAAGCGTGTCGCGCTCCGTCCAGTCGCTGCTGCCAACTTGCTGGCCAAGCGTCATGCCGACGAGCGTTGCCGGATGCTCATCGACCTCTTGCCGAGCGACGCCGATCTGTCGGTGCTCATCGGTCCACAGGTGATTTTCCCACGCACCGTGCGACTCCCAGCCTCGCTCGATCCCGCGATCCAGTCGAAGTCGCTCGTCGGTGAAATTCGCCGCACGATGATTGCCGCGCAAAATCAGCTCGGTGGTCGTCGGGTCGATGAAGTGATCATTTTTGGCGATGGTCTCCACCACGCTGCGGTGAAGGGGACACTGGAAAAAGAGCTCTCGCTGGAAGTTCAGCTTCTCGATCCTTTCTCGCTCGTCGAAGTGACGAGTGAGCTCAAGAGCATGCCCGAGTTTCCGGGAACATTCGCGCCGCTGCTAGGCATGCTAGAAGGAGAATGCTCGCAGACCGCCGAAACAATCGACTTCCTTTCGCCTCGCAAGCGGCCGATTCCACCCAATAAGCGGCGAGTCTATGTGCTGGCCGCAGCGGCGATCCTTTCGCTGGTCGCGTCGTTCGCAATGTTTTTGTACTGGGAACTGGGAAACCTCGACACCAAGATCAGCTCGCTTAGCAACGAACTGCGGCGCACCAAAGACGACGCCATTAAGCTTAAGAAGCCTCGCGAGGATGTCGCGCAGCTCGAAAAATTTGAAGTGGGAGACATCACTTGGCTCGATGCTCTTGATGCACTCTCACGCAAGATGCCATCTTCCAAAGAGGCCCGCGTAGAAGAGTTGGTCGCGACATCGATTCAGCCGGTTGGCGAACGTCCCGGTGGTGGTCAGCTGATCGTGCAAGGACTCGCGAGCGAAACGGGCGTGATCAATCGGATGGAAGTGCAGGCTCGCAGCCACGGCTACAACGTTTCGGGAAGTGGAGCCAAATACGACGCTGAATCGCCCGATTTAAAGTGGCGGTTTAAGGAGGATTTCAAGATCTTCCCCGAGCAAATGGAAGCGATCGCAGCCGAACGTGCTGCCGAGGAAAAGGCGAAAGCCGAGAAGCAAGAGAAGTCGCAGCCTGCTGCCAGCACACCAGTATCAGCCCCAGCCAAGCCAGCCGCTGCAGCTAAGGGAGGTGTTCAGTGA
- a CDS encoding type II secretion system protein GspK, with the protein MTGTRAQVSRKIPKQRSAMVLIMVLVVVAFLALGSYAFSDLMLAHQESAELSIRQTQTRALVDSGLDSVKLFLFSTPDIRLEQGGIYDNPTLFKGRTVIDDPDPNFRGSFAVVAPSLDSSGNYGGLRYGLEDESTRLNLNTLLALEAQSEGSGKNLLMALPGMTEDVADAILDWIDEDDEARDLGAEIDYYSGLSPAYACKNGPLETVEELLLVRGVTPALLFGADVNRNGTIDPHEAEGESANSSQGVADDGSYSGSGWASYLTLYSMESNLSADGSPRIYLNNDDLNTLYTSLSEKFPAEWATFIVAYRQNGPYTGSQEATSGAQGTLDMTRPARFPLSQLLDLVGAKTRVRFSGEISSVVLNSPIPAEIGAMNIFLPQLMDGATINPATTIPGRINVNQASATILRGIPGMDEDIVNQIITRRSADPGTDQPGRQYETWLLAEGVVTLDEMKLLQPFICGGGQVFRAQVVGYFQGGSAASRAEAIFDATTAAPRLVFWRDISHLGRGFALETLGVDYTEQ; encoded by the coding sequence ATGACCGGCACTCGCGCGCAGGTTAGTCGAAAGATCCCCAAGCAACGATCGGCCATGGTGCTGATCATGGTGCTGGTGGTGGTGGCCTTTTTGGCACTCGGCAGCTATGCCTTCAGCGATCTGATGCTCGCCCATCAAGAGTCGGCTGAGCTTTCGATTCGCCAAACGCAAACACGGGCGCTCGTCGACTCGGGGCTTGATAGTGTGAAGCTGTTTCTCTTCAGCACACCCGATATTCGTCTTGAACAAGGAGGGATCTACGATAACCCGACCCTGTTCAAAGGTCGCACGGTCATCGACGATCCCGATCCAAATTTTCGCGGCAGTTTTGCTGTCGTCGCACCGTCGCTCGATTCTTCTGGCAACTACGGTGGCCTTCGCTACGGACTCGAGGATGAATCGACGCGGCTGAATCTCAACACTCTGCTGGCACTCGAAGCGCAGTCGGAAGGCTCGGGGAAGAACCTCCTCATGGCCTTGCCAGGGATGACCGAAGATGTTGCCGATGCGATCCTCGACTGGATTGACGAAGACGACGAGGCGCGTGATTTGGGTGCCGAGATCGATTACTACAGCGGACTTTCTCCGGCCTATGCTTGCAAGAACGGCCCCCTGGAAACGGTCGAGGAACTACTACTGGTGCGCGGCGTCACTCCGGCACTGCTGTTTGGCGCTGATGTGAATCGCAACGGCACAATCGATCCGCACGAAGCAGAGGGTGAAAGTGCTAACTCGTCGCAAGGAGTGGCTGACGACGGAAGCTATTCCGGAAGTGGCTGGGCGTCGTACCTGACACTCTACAGCATGGAAAGCAATCTCTCGGCCGATGGTTCGCCCCGCATCTATCTCAACAACGACGACCTCAACACGCTCTACACCAGCCTCTCGGAAAAGTTCCCTGCGGAATGGGCGACCTTCATCGTCGCTTACCGGCAGAATGGTCCCTACACCGGCTCGCAAGAGGCCACCAGTGGCGCGCAAGGGACGCTCGACATGACGCGCCCCGCCCGCTTCCCTTTGTCGCAATTGCTCGATCTCGTGGGAGCAAAAACACGCGTTCGGTTTTCGGGCGAGATCTCATCGGTTGTTCTCAATTCGCCGATTCCCGCCGAGATCGGCGCGATGAACATTTTTCTCCCGCAGCTGATGGATGGGGCCACGATCAACCCGGCGACCACCATTCCGGGACGGATTAACGTGAATCAAGCATCTGCAACGATTCTGCGGGGTATTCCGGGGATGGACGAGGATATCGTCAATCAAATCATCACGCGGCGTTCGGCTGATCCCGGAACCGACCAGCCGGGGCGGCAATATGAAACCTGGCTGCTTGCCGAAGGGGTGGTGACCCTCGACGAGATGAAACTGCTGCAACCCTTCATTTGTGGTGGCGGACAGGTGTTTCGGGCGCAGGTGGTGGGATATTTCCAGGGCGGATCGGCAGCAAGTCGGGCCGAAGCGATTTTCGATGCTACAACTGCCGCCCCCCGCTTAGTATTCTGGAGAGATATCAGCCACCTGGGACGTGGGTTCGCCCTCGAGACCCTGGGGGTCGATTACACCGAGCAATAG
- a CDS encoding type II secretion system protein GspJ, whose translation MALSSHNHLCFSRHHRSRNIRRAMTLLELILALALSVLVLSAVGMAIDVYFRMFDARRTNVEDAQLARALLRHMADDLKSAVQYSPPDLSGLALVAANGQTAATNASNSASNSGTGDGADSGSNTSGGTGTGSDDSGDSAGDAASGATPQAVPAATDPEAEDTGLALPVVGLYGTSTEFSVDVSKLPRVDQYQTLIDSASNLGVVDIPSDVKTVTYFVRSEESASLSSSALGGASQAEPSSTGQGRGLMRRELDRAVTTWAEMNGDLSVSTSDAKLLAEEVVSMQVQYFDGSQWLTEWNSDSAGGLPVAVEIVLVLTTVGVDPETAEDSENPSLIAAANATRQFRMVVHLPHAIPAATREATAAAEEEAAANSGSADAAASSGASP comes from the coding sequence GTGGCTCTTAGTTCGCACAATCACCTTTGCTTTAGCCGCCACCATCGCTCGCGCAACATTCGCCGCGCCATGACGCTGCTCGAACTCATTCTCGCGCTCGCACTGTCGGTACTGGTGCTGTCGGCGGTCGGAATGGCGATTGATGTCTACTTTCGCATGTTCGACGCCCGGCGCACCAATGTGGAAGATGCGCAGCTCGCTCGCGCGCTGCTGCGTCACATGGCCGACGACCTGAAGAGTGCCGTGCAATACTCCCCTCCCGATCTTTCGGGGCTCGCGCTCGTGGCAGCCAATGGACAAACAGCGGCGACCAATGCTTCCAATTCAGCGAGCAACAGTGGCACAGGTGATGGTGCCGACTCGGGATCAAATACCAGCGGCGGAACAGGAACCGGGAGTGATGATTCGGGTGACTCGGCCGGAGATGCTGCGAGTGGCGCTACGCCGCAAGCGGTCCCTGCCGCTACCGATCCTGAAGCGGAAGATACCGGTCTGGCATTGCCTGTTGTCGGACTCTACGGAACATCGACCGAGTTCTCAGTCGATGTGAGCAAGCTTCCACGAGTCGATCAGTATCAAACGCTCATCGACAGCGCGAGCAACTTGGGGGTGGTTGATATTCCGAGCGATGTGAAGACGGTGACTTATTTTGTTCGGAGCGAGGAATCTGCCAGCCTTTCAAGTAGCGCACTGGGTGGTGCCTCTCAGGCCGAGCCGAGCAGCACCGGGCAAGGGCGTGGACTCATGCGGCGTGAACTCGATCGGGCGGTCACTACTTGGGCCGAGATGAACGGCGATCTCTCTGTCTCGACAAGTGACGCGAAGTTGCTCGCCGAAGAAGTGGTGTCGATGCAGGTGCAGTACTTTGATGGCTCGCAGTGGCTGACCGAATGGAATAGCGATTCTGCCGGTGGCTTGCCAGTGGCTGTCGAAATTGTACTGGTCCTGACGACCGTCGGTGTCGATCCAGAAACGGCTGAAGACTCAGAGAATCCATCGCTGATTGCCGCAGCCAATGCGACGCGTCAATTTCGCATGGTCGTGCACTTGCCGCATGCCATTCCCGCTGCCACGCGCGAAGCAACCGCTGCGGCGGAAGAAGAAGCGGCCGCAAATTCTGGCAGCGCCGATGCGGCAGCTTCCTCGGGAGCCTCGCCATGA
- a CDS encoding type II secretion system GspH family protein: MNSRRALSLLEVMLAIAILGGSLAVLGELLRLGSRSAARARDLTTAEILCETKMAEVTSGIEPSEAVSASPIDDSGEWLYSVEVAAAEQEGLLAVTVTVEQSADAAGRPVRFALSRWMIDPTVQESAEAAAEEAAALAASQSGQSASAGSDGTDDTGDSGTGGTGGTGGGNSSGGGTGNGAGGNNTGGGGTPSLPQVPDFSTPPGGGGRRGS, encoded by the coding sequence ATGAACAGCCGCCGAGCACTCTCGCTGCTGGAGGTGATGCTGGCGATTGCAATCCTCGGTGGATCACTGGCTGTCCTGGGGGAGCTGCTTCGGCTCGGTTCGCGATCAGCTGCACGGGCACGTGATCTGACCACCGCCGAGATCTTGTGTGAAACCAAGATGGCGGAAGTAACGAGTGGCATCGAACCCTCGGAAGCGGTGAGCGCCTCGCCGATAGATGATTCGGGGGAATGGCTCTACAGCGTCGAAGTTGCAGCGGCTGAGCAGGAGGGATTGCTCGCCGTAACGGTGACAGTCGAGCAAAGTGCCGACGCTGCTGGACGACCGGTGAGGTTTGCACTGTCGCGCTGGATGATCGACCCCACAGTGCAAGAGTCGGCTGAAGCCGCAGCGGAAGAAGCTGCTGCACTCGCGGCTTCGCAGTCGGGCCAAAGTGCCTCGGCAGGAAGCGATGGCACTGACGACACGGGTGACAGTGGTACAGGCGGAACAGGTGGCACTGGTGGAGGAAACAGTTCTGGAGGTGGAACCGGCAACGGTGCTGGCGGAAACAATACTGGCGGGGGCGGAACACCATCGCTTCCTCAGGTCCCCGATTTCTCAACGCCTCCGGGCGGCGGAGGTCGCCGTGGCTCTTAG
- a CDS encoding prepilin-type N-terminal cleavage/methylation domain-containing protein has protein sequence MRTGFTLVEILLVMAILIVVAAIASPALLNALKDQRLRTGADKVRAEFTRAHVRAMRSGQIQMFRYQLGGSGYQVLPWASGDESIESNQAEMAQSQFLTSGAAQSSPEVPAGGALLPDGVIFAGGDAVLEGRSALVEAETSGFGRSDWSRPILFYPDGSSSDAFVILTGERNVGMRVSLRGLTGSSMVSDIGEVENLMP, from the coding sequence TTGCGGACTGGTTTCACGCTCGTTGAAATCCTGCTGGTGATGGCAATCTTGATTGTAGTCGCCGCCATCGCTTCTCCGGCGCTGCTGAATGCTCTCAAGGATCAGCGTCTCCGTACTGGGGCCGACAAGGTTCGCGCGGAGTTTACCCGCGCCCATGTCCGCGCGATGCGCTCGGGACAGATTCAAATGTTCCGCTACCAACTCGGGGGCTCCGGTTATCAGGTGCTTCCCTGGGCAAGTGGCGATGAGTCGATCGAAAGCAACCAGGCAGAGATGGCTCAGTCGCAGTTTTTAACCAGCGGCGCCGCACAAAGTTCGCCCGAGGTTCCTGCTGGGGGCGCGCTTCTTCCCGATGGCGTTATTTTTGCAGGGGGCGATGCCGTGCTCGAAGGCCGCTCGGCTCTTGTGGAAGCGGAGACTTCGGGATTTGGACGTAGCGATTGGTCGCGTCCGATTTTGTTCTATCCCGATGGGAGTTCGAGCGATGCGTTTGTGATCCTGACCGGTGAACGCAACGTGGGAATGCGAGTATCGCTGCGTGGCTTAACCGGTTCGAGCATGGTGAGCGATATCGGTGAAGTCGAGAATTTGATGCCGTAG
- the gspG gene encoding type II secretion system major pseudopilin GspG: protein MYNRLNRRRKRAGFTLMEVLLVMAILVILGSLVTVSFVRIQQNANRDGAKNQIKALSTAIDAYTLNIGTAPTTQQGFEALKNAPADLKNPAKWAGPYLEKEIPLDPWSNPYNYEQLTANTYRIWSSGPDGNSGSDDDVMLDP from the coding sequence ATGTACAACCGTTTGAACCGCCGTCGTAAACGTGCTGGCTTTACACTGATGGAAGTGCTCCTCGTGATGGCCATCCTGGTGATTCTGGGATCGCTCGTAACGGTGTCGTTCGTTCGGATTCAGCAGAACGCAAATCGCGATGGTGCCAAGAACCAAATCAAGGCCCTTTCGACGGCAATCGATGCCTACACGCTAAACATCGGCACTGCTCCGACAACGCAGCAAGGTTTTGAAGCGCTCAAGAATGCTCCTGCTGACCTGAAGAACCCTGCGAAATGGGCGGGGCCTTATCTCGAGAAAGAGATTCCTCTCGATCCTTGGAGCAACCCTTACAACTACGAACAGCTGACGGCCAACACCTATCGCATTTGGTCGAGTGGTCCCGATGGCAATAGTGGTTCCGACGACGATGTAATGCTCGATCCGTAA
- a CDS encoding type II secretion system F family protein, producing MPDFAYIARDQKGQKVTGTLTANTEREVIGLLSGRDLFPIEVKSGKAAAAPGSSLRVKGQVMATMYSQLAALLRSGVPLLRSISVLRDQTSNPNLKEILDELYRKVEDGTPMGDVMARFPRAFSDMAINMVRAGSEGGFLEDALERVASFTETQEELKGRTISAVAYPLILASVGTTVVTVLIVFFVPKFATMFERLKANNQLPMLTDWLLKLSDTLRNYGLVIVAVLAAIGVWLYMKLQTEEGRRLADLVKIRIPMAGSIFLAFAVARFCRVLGTLLHNGVPILKALEISREAAGNRILSKAIADASENISAGQSLAAPLASSGHFPKMVVEMISVAEESNTLDRVLVELADSLERRTARQLDLLVRLLEPVMLLILAFIILIVVIALLVPVITMSSSL from the coding sequence GGGCGTGATCTCTTTCCGATTGAAGTGAAGTCGGGTAAAGCTGCCGCAGCGCCCGGTTCTTCACTTCGCGTGAAGGGACAGGTGATGGCGACGATGTATAGTCAGCTCGCCGCCCTGCTCCGCTCGGGTGTTCCCCTGCTCCGCTCCATTTCTGTGCTTCGCGATCAAACGAGCAATCCGAATCTTAAAGAGATTCTTGATGAGCTCTATCGCAAAGTCGAAGATGGTACCCCCATGGGTGATGTGATGGCACGTTTTCCGCGTGCCTTCAGCGATATGGCCATCAACATGGTTCGCGCCGGTAGCGAAGGTGGCTTTTTGGAAGATGCACTCGAACGTGTGGCATCGTTCACCGAGACGCAAGAGGAACTCAAAGGTCGGACGATTTCTGCCGTTGCTTACCCACTAATTTTGGCGAGTGTGGGAACGACCGTGGTGACCGTACTGATTGTTTTCTTCGTGCCGAAGTTTGCCACGATGTTCGAGCGGCTCAAGGCCAACAATCAGCTCCCGATGCTCACCGACTGGCTGCTGAAACTAAGCGATACACTGCGCAACTATGGCCTCGTGATTGTGGCCGTGCTCGCTGCCATCGGTGTCTGGCTTTATATGAAGCTGCAGACCGAGGAAGGACGCCGACTCGCCGACCTCGTGAAGATTCGCATCCCGATGGCGGGAAGCATTTTTTTGGCTTTCGCCGTGGCCCGTTTTTGCCGTGTGCTCGGAACGCTGCTGCACAACGGTGTGCCGATCCTTAAGGCACTCGAGATCAGCCGCGAAGCAGCCGGTAATCGCATCCTTTCGAAAGCCATCGCCGACGCTTCTGAAAATATCTCGGCGGGACAGTCCCTCGCGGCACCCTTGGCATCGAGCGGGCATTTTCCGAAGATGGTGGTGGAAATGATTTCGGTCGCGGAAGAGTCGAACACACTCGACCGTGTCCTCGTTGAACTTGCCGACAGCCTCGAGCGACGAACAGCACGTCAGCTCGATTTGCTCGTCCGACTGCTCGAACCGGTGATGCTGCTGATCCTGGCTTTCATCATTTTGATTGTCGTGATCGCTCTGCTGGTGCCGGTGATCACGATGAGCAGTTCGCTCTAA